A stretch of Candidatus Vicinibacter affinis DNA encodes these proteins:
- a CDS encoding BatA domain-containing protein: protein MQFLFPGFLWALSLLALPIIIHLFYFKRYKKVLFTNVRFLKELVEETSSRNKLKNLLILLTRLLALSALILAFAQPYLPKRVDENIQFNAVSIFIDNSHSMSADSEEGSLFSLAKKRAVEIINGYTEYDKFQIISHDLSGKQLRLLSKSDALTAVQEINEGPVVNLMSRILKKQSQTLSGIEGFKKESYLISDFQKSIVDVSTDQIDSTINFHLVPLQRINENNLSLDSAYFVSPVIIPNQINSLVFNLHNHGINPIENVRVSYSLNGQEFPHKSLNINSKQNLTDTLKVFVDNSSNQKLIIKIKDYPILFDDEYFTSFQVDQEINVLAIYDNIIPQALFNALSSMPYFKPVFVNSNSLDYSKFSNFKLIVLCDLNELSSGFTKELFKATLLGTNIIFFPKPDANAQTYQSLENQFSLNSISNFEKTRKEVGSINLESEVFSDVFTNPNANIKLPFSNGQYTLRKGLSSETILSYRDGSPYLIKTQANIGYIYTFASPLAEEYGNLIKSPEILLPFIFKAAISGNSKINLAYTIGQDEVILLPKSQEIPITEKGLTLSGPEEFIPSIRPAGNQIALELYDQIKKPGIYEVKNQNKIIGLIAFNENRLESNLDKIPDVQLNEYFGINAEIINQKGLTDLGIAIKESKSKKSLWWILVILSIIFLILESLLIRLWRST from the coding sequence ATGCAGTTCTTATTCCCCGGATTTCTTTGGGCCTTGAGCCTCTTGGCTCTCCCTATAATCATTCATCTTTTTTATTTCAAGAGGTATAAAAAAGTACTTTTTACTAATGTAAGGTTTTTAAAAGAACTGGTTGAAGAAACTTCGAGTCGAAATAAGTTAAAAAATCTTTTAATTCTATTAACTAGATTGTTAGCCTTATCTGCCTTGATTTTGGCATTTGCTCAACCCTATCTGCCCAAAAGGGTCGATGAAAATATTCAATTTAATGCAGTGAGTATCTTCATAGACAATAGCCATTCTATGAGTGCTGACTCTGAGGAAGGTTCTTTATTTTCACTTGCAAAAAAGAGAGCTGTTGAAATTATCAATGGCTATACTGAATATGATAAGTTTCAAATTATAAGTCACGATTTAAGCGGTAAACAACTTAGACTACTCTCAAAGAGCGACGCACTAACTGCTGTACAAGAAATTAATGAAGGACCTGTTGTCAATCTGATGAGCAGGATCCTCAAAAAACAAAGCCAGACTTTATCCGGAATAGAAGGATTCAAAAAGGAGTCATATTTAATTTCTGATTTTCAAAAATCAATCGTTGATGTTAGCACTGACCAAATAGATTCTACAATTAACTTTCATTTAGTTCCACTTCAAAGGATCAATGAAAATAATCTAAGTCTGGATAGTGCTTACTTTGTTTCACCGGTTATCATTCCAAATCAAATAAATTCATTAGTTTTTAATTTGCATAATCACGGAATTAATCCTATTGAAAATGTGCGTGTAAGTTATTCATTGAATGGGCAAGAATTTCCTCATAAAAGTTTGAATATAAATTCTAAGCAGAATTTAACAGACACTTTAAAAGTCTTTGTTGACAATTCCTCTAATCAAAAACTAATAATAAAAATTAAAGATTACCCAATTCTATTTGATGATGAATATTTTACTTCCTTTCAAGTAGATCAGGAAATAAATGTCTTGGCTATTTACGACAACATTATCCCACAGGCTCTTTTCAATGCGTTGTCTTCAATGCCTTATTTTAAGCCAGTTTTTGTAAATTCAAATTCTCTTGATTACAGCAAGTTTAGTAACTTCAAGCTGATTGTCCTTTGTGATTTAAATGAACTTTCATCAGGATTTACAAAAGAATTGTTCAAGGCTACTTTGTTAGGAACTAATATTATTTTCTTTCCAAAACCAGACGCTAATGCACAGACTTACCAAAGTTTGGAGAATCAATTTAGTCTAAATTCAATAAGCAACTTTGAAAAAACAAGAAAGGAGGTGGGTTCAATAAATCTTGAAAGTGAAGTTTTTTCAGATGTTTTCACGAATCCAAATGCGAACATAAAACTTCCTTTTTCAAATGGTCAATATACATTGAGAAAGGGTTTATCATCCGAAACCATTCTAAGTTATCGTGATGGTTCTCCTTACCTTATAAAGACTCAAGCAAACATAGGGTATATTTATACTTTTGCTTCCCCTTTAGCGGAAGAGTATGGCAATTTAATTAAAAGTCCTGAAATTTTACTTCCCTTTATTTTTAAAGCAGCTATCAGTGGTAATTCAAAAATAAATCTCGCTTATACCATTGGTCAGGATGAAGTTATTTTGTTGCCAAAATCTCAGGAAATTCCAATTACCGAAAAAGGGCTTACTCTTTCAGGTCCGGAAGAATTTATTCCTTCAATAAGACCTGCTGGTAATCAAATAGCTCTTGAATTATATGATCAAATTAAGAAACCAGGTATATATGAAGTTAAAAACCAAAATAAAATAATTGGTTTAATTGCCTTTAATGAAAATCGGTTAGAATCAAACTTGGACAAGATACCTGACGTTCAACTAAATGAATATTTTGGTATAAATGCTGAGATAATTAACCAAAAAGGATTGACTGATTTGGGTATCGCAATTAAAGAATCTAAAAGCAAAAAATCT
- the ruvA gene encoding Holliday junction branch migration protein RuvA encodes MIAYIKGIVTECAPTHVVVEAAGVGYQVFISLNTFSQINGLKELKILTYAHYKEDGQSLYGFFKDDERSLFVHLISVNGVGPNTARLILSSLDASALRNAIITGDDTTFKRVKGIGPKTAQRIIIDLKDKLTKDSVNESGSSFVSTFNLRKEAQSALLALGFGRPQIEQALNRIPGPASEGMSLENLIKEALKNLS; translated from the coding sequence ATGATAGCATATATAAAGGGAATTGTTACTGAATGTGCCCCAACACACGTGGTGGTTGAGGCAGCAGGAGTTGGTTATCAGGTTTTTATTAGTCTGAATACCTTCAGCCAAATTAATGGTTTAAAGGAATTGAAAATCCTTACTTATGCACATTATAAGGAAGATGGTCAGAGTTTGTATGGTTTTTTTAAGGATGATGAAAGATCGCTTTTTGTTCACCTGATTTCCGTTAATGGAGTAGGACCTAATACAGCAAGGCTGATACTTTCTTCACTTGATGCATCGGCTCTTAGGAATGCAATAATTACTGGTGACGACACCACTTTTAAAAGAGTCAAAGGGATAGGCCCCAAAACAGCCCAAAGAATAATTATTGATCTAAAAGATAAATTAACCAAAGATTCAGTGAATGAATCAGGTTCTTCCTTTGTTTCGACCTTTAATCTTAGGAAGGAAGCTCAATCTGCGCTTCTGGCTCTTGGTTTTGGAAGGCCACAAATAGAACAGGCACTAAACCGAATTCCGGGACCTGCATCTGAAGGGATGAGTTTGGAAAATCTGATAAAGGAGGCATTAAAAAATTTATCATAA
- the sprA gene encoding cell surface protein SprA, whose product MLLAGGKELPEPLQVGKDMYSDTIPLKDRTGSFTDSDTKNPFDLKDPKVIEQSIEYDPATGQYRVIEKVGNDHYRPSSYLTFEQYMDFKSKQQDKEYMRSLAGISSGKRNLSGLVDPVSKIDIKRNLVDRLFGGLGIQIEPRGNIDMTVGGFYNFTDIPNIPIRQRWQAGPDFDMDIQMEVAGNIGDKLKLNTNYNTQSSFDFENKLKLEYDSEKFSEDDIIKKIEAGNVSLPLRSTLIKGSQNLFGFKTDWQFGHLRLTGLVSQQRSRQENIKTKGGGVVQEFQIRPDNYDENRHFFLSHYNRENYEVSLSNLPEVNSQFRIKDIEVWLTEDGQNSRETNVRDIIALADLGTPDGLPFDMSTNQQARFLPGKAVPRDLHGKPLPSNTSNQLLEQILALPGSRDLNEVVRVLSDPNGLNLLQGRDFEKIRAKRLTPNEFTFNPDLGFISLRVRPRPNQVLAVAYHYTYNGKDMDPRTQTQLKVGEFSAEVKSDSLNYKVMFVKMLKSSNQVTFLPSFDLMMKNVYPIGGFNLNQEDFKFDIFYESQDGAQRRFIEEIDGYPLLNLFQLDNLNRTNDPQPDGIFDWVNGQTIIPSSGSVIFPVLEPFGLSFKNLLSKLEFLKNDPAKIEAIYKKYAYPQLYDTSVTSARQNLQSNQFILRGSYRAGKSNEIPLNTFGSDPNAKIIVRAGSLVLTEGIDYTVDRSLGKVTILNESLLQSNTNISVDFENNALFNFNTRTMLGFRAEYSKSKDVYIGTTFMKLFERPFTQKVNLGEDPINNNIYGLDFGITKPAPWITRTLDKLPLYSTKDPSRWSLQGEAALLQPGYSRAINQDGSEGGVVYIDDFEGSSTGIGLYFNTTQWILATPPTSNFVDGNLGGNNVYNNFYTSSNRALLSWYRIDDFARVGAPDAASTYSRLVDELEIFPQRQRPVGFATELTFDLTYYPYEKGPYNYELPEGIKSGDSTFMTQGLNADNTLRRPETRWAGIMSKLNTNDFELANVEYIDFWLLNPFLPKANGSKVSNSGKLFFQLGTFSEDILKDGKQQFEHGLPTPNLNLPTDNSIFGKISRKPPVTNTFEVRDRETQDLGLDGLNSINPIQTQTERSHFNDYLERMRNFLDPQAFNQIQRDPSNDDYLSYRDNSFPNGTTVLEKYKRFNMPEGNSQIDLGNQQSTAYTATPDMEDLNFDKSLNEIESYYSYEVPINNVNNSLGRNPFITDSVIVSKPSGNETWYRFRIPITRWNYKAGQISDYRSIQSMRLLMTGFDEQITFRLIKFQLGRNTWRRNFDKACTNDIPEKPLILDKIDIEENSSKRPFNYVLPKGIQRERFFSTQFADLFQNETSLLLRKEIFPPRCEQSVFRVIDLDIRRYKRLKMFCHTESSMNLQKGDVSVFIRLGKDFTQNYYEYEIPARISPQGNISFIKDQDTIWLKENEFDFPLQALIDLKNKRNLNNIPYSTLFSMPDPDKPQNTIKIVGNPNIGLVRGIQIGFRNNTDTLISDYEVWVNELRLTGLENRGGFAALARGEVQLADLGNLSLAGSYTSLAWGGIDQRLAERSLEKIQQYDATTTLELGKFLPKKANIVIPFSAQYSQGTKTPEFDPNDLDVKLDDKFDQALNKQQRDSIKERAIDYTRVTGFAFNNVRKNRSGGGKPKPWNIENFSLSYGQSTTFKRNPIVAEDKENIKRGGLDYNFSLTPKYIEPLKKIVTNKSLKFISDINFNFIPNSFAVRNNLDRRYSNRVYRFAAPQYATWENVKFIWLRDYNLNWDLTRSIKLNFSAQNEATVDEITYNPLRQSYVDPLSNELVSRAEKKPFLYKSLGNFGRTRDYKHSLGLSYTLPTRLIPILDWIQVRGQYNSTFNWASGSIRTIDTLGSVISNSQSVSLSGEFNLVSLYNKSKYLRAINGENTPTGKKKPTPSKVPKPKNLDNENKKDVKKKDKESERNSSRIPTLAEKILIRPLMSVRRVQFNYSENNSTIIPGFMQSPELLGMDKSLAAPGWKFVAGLKPDLKPGRYLDQIASKGWITDNRYFNREMIQRHATTTGAKVRLEIFKNFNIDLNIDRNFTRDYTETFKFDSVLGSNNQLAFQHFTPFENGQFTISYVSFQSMFTKDINKLFNSFSDMRKIMSRRVGEQYGITQRSTVNPDYIDGFLGDHQDVVLPAFLATYSHANPEKSNLDIFKTIPLPNWQINYSGLSRLEGMKNIFQDFSIRHAYKNTLTMNNYRTNLDYRESVLEVPIRRKGDTIIASYYAQYEIPEISINESFGPLIGINIKTKNGIELGFDLNKTRNLQLKNGIEGQLEERNSTNYTFKAGYVIKNVYLSFIPGAKKMQKKSSKKKKKGEDPKEATANKPKGNDLVISVDFGIRDNISKLFRLDENIEAQAFEGSKQINFTPSVQYNVNKSLNLRLFVDYSKSVPYVQNSYKSVRINGGLTVQFLLN is encoded by the coding sequence ATGCTCCTAGCCGGGGGCAAAGAACTTCCGGAGCCTCTACAGGTTGGCAAGGATATGTATTCTGATACTATACCTTTAAAAGACCGAACTGGAAGTTTTACAGATTCAGATACTAAAAACCCCTTTGATCTAAAAGATCCTAAGGTAATTGAACAAAGCATAGAATATGATCCAGCTACTGGTCAATATCGTGTAATTGAAAAGGTGGGAAATGACCATTACAGGCCGTCGTCTTATCTCACCTTTGAGCAGTACATGGATTTCAAATCCAAACAACAGGACAAGGAATATATGAGGTCTCTTGCCGGAATAAGTTCTGGCAAAAGAAATCTCAGCGGTCTTGTTGATCCTGTAAGTAAAATAGACATTAAAAGGAATTTAGTAGACAGATTGTTTGGGGGATTGGGAATCCAAATTGAACCCAGAGGTAATATTGACATGACTGTAGGTGGCTTTTATAATTTTACTGATATTCCTAACATTCCTATCAGACAACGGTGGCAAGCTGGCCCCGATTTTGACATGGATATTCAAATGGAAGTGGCTGGAAATATAGGCGATAAGCTAAAATTGAACACGAACTACAATACACAGTCTTCATTTGACTTTGAAAATAAACTTAAACTTGAATACGATAGTGAGAAGTTTTCAGAGGATGACATAATTAAAAAAATTGAAGCCGGAAACGTCAGTTTGCCTTTGCGATCAACTTTGATTAAAGGAAGCCAAAATTTGTTTGGATTTAAGACAGATTGGCAGTTTGGTCATCTTCGTTTAACCGGGCTTGTTTCTCAGCAAAGGTCAAGACAGGAAAATATTAAAACCAAAGGAGGGGGTGTTGTCCAGGAATTTCAAATTAGACCAGATAATTATGACGAAAACAGACACTTCTTTCTAAGCCATTATAATAGAGAAAACTATGAAGTATCTCTTTCCAATCTTCCTGAGGTTAACAGTCAATTTAGGATAAAGGACATTGAGGTATGGTTAACAGAAGATGGACAAAATTCAAGAGAAACCAATGTAAGGGATATTATTGCTTTAGCTGATCTTGGCACGCCGGATGGGCTGCCTTTTGATATGTCGACCAATCAACAAGCTAGATTTCTTCCGGGTAAAGCGGTACCACGAGACTTGCACGGGAAACCTTTACCCTCCAATACTTCAAATCAACTTTTAGAGCAAATTCTTGCCCTTCCTGGATCCCGAGATTTAAATGAAGTAGTAAGAGTGCTTTCTGATCCAAATGGACTAAATCTATTACAGGGAAGGGATTTTGAAAAGATTAGGGCAAAAAGACTAACTCCAAACGAATTCACATTTAATCCTGATTTGGGATTTATTTCATTGAGAGTGCGCCCCAGACCAAATCAAGTTCTTGCTGTCGCCTACCATTATACCTACAACGGCAAAGACATGGATCCACGAACACAAACACAACTTAAAGTTGGTGAATTTTCGGCTGAGGTAAAGTCAGATTCATTAAACTACAAAGTCATGTTTGTGAAGATGTTAAAATCCTCCAACCAAGTGACTTTTCTCCCATCTTTTGATCTGATGATGAAGAATGTGTACCCAATTGGTGGATTCAATTTGAATCAAGAAGACTTTAAATTTGACATATTTTACGAGTCTCAGGATGGAGCCCAAAGGCGATTTATTGAAGAAATAGATGGATACCCATTGTTAAACCTTTTTCAACTTGACAATTTAAACCGAACTAATGATCCGCAACCAGACGGGATATTTGACTGGGTAAATGGTCAAACAATTATACCTAGCAGCGGAAGTGTTATTTTTCCAGTTTTGGAGCCATTTGGATTGTCTTTTAAGAACCTACTTTCCAAGCTTGAATTTCTTAAAAATGATCCGGCCAAAATAGAAGCTATTTATAAAAAATATGCCTACCCACAGCTTTATGACACCTCAGTTACTTCAGCAAGACAAAATTTGCAATCCAATCAATTTATTCTCAGGGGAAGTTATCGTGCCGGGAAGTCAAATGAAATTCCTTTAAATACTTTTGGATCTGACCCAAATGCCAAAATAATTGTTCGCGCAGGATCTCTGGTATTAACTGAAGGTATAGATTACACAGTTGATCGAAGCTTAGGAAAAGTTACGATTCTAAATGAGTCGTTGTTGCAATCAAATACTAATATCAGTGTGGATTTTGAAAACAACGCCCTTTTCAACTTTAATACCCGAACCATGCTTGGTTTCAGAGCTGAATACTCAAAGAGTAAGGACGTTTATATTGGAACCACATTTATGAAGTTATTTGAAAGGCCTTTTACCCAAAAAGTAAATTTAGGTGAGGACCCCATCAATAACAACATATATGGACTTGACTTTGGGATTACCAAGCCAGCACCTTGGATAACTAGAACACTTGATAAATTACCACTTTACAGCACCAAGGATCCTTCCAGATGGTCATTGCAAGGAGAAGCAGCTTTACTTCAGCCTGGGTATTCGAGAGCGATTAATCAAGATGGAAGCGAAGGAGGAGTAGTTTATATTGATGATTTTGAAGGAAGTTCGACAGGAATAGGTTTGTATTTTAACACGACACAATGGATTTTGGCGACTCCACCTACGTCAAATTTTGTAGACGGGAATCTTGGTGGAAATAATGTATACAATAACTTTTATACCAGTTCAAACAGAGCTCTCTTATCATGGTACAGAATTGATGATTTTGCAAGAGTAGGTGCGCCGGATGCGGCTTCTACCTACTCCAGATTAGTTGATGAACTTGAAATATTTCCACAGCGTCAAAGGCCTGTAGGATTTGCCACCGAACTCACATTTGACCTCACCTATTATCCATATGAAAAAGGTCCATACAACTATGAATTACCAGAGGGAATTAAAAGTGGTGATTCAACCTTTATGACTCAAGGCCTTAATGCTGACAATACTTTAAGGCGCCCTGAAACCAGATGGGCAGGCATAATGTCTAAGCTAAATACAAATGATTTTGAGCTGGCAAACGTAGAATACATAGATTTTTGGCTTCTGAATCCATTTTTACCAAAAGCAAATGGCAGTAAAGTATCAAATAGTGGAAAGCTATTTTTTCAGTTAGGCACCTTTTCGGAAGATATACTTAAGGATGGCAAGCAGCAGTTTGAACATGGATTGCCAACACCAAATTTAAATCTACCTACTGATAACAGTATTTTTGGTAAGATTAGCCGAAAGCCTCCGGTTACTAATACATTTGAAGTTAGAGATCGAGAAACCCAAGATCTTGGACTTGATGGCTTAAACAGTATCAATCCTATCCAAACCCAAACCGAACGTAGTCATTTCAATGACTATCTTGAAAGAATGAGAAATTTTTTGGATCCACAGGCTTTCAACCAAATCCAAAGGGACCCATCAAATGATGATTATCTTTCTTATCGGGACAATTCATTTCCAAATGGAACCACAGTTCTGGAAAAATATAAGAGGTTTAACATGCCAGAAGGAAATTCCCAAATTGATTTGGGAAATCAGCAGTCTACTGCTTATACTGCTACACCCGATATGGAAGACCTTAACTTCGACAAATCGCTAAATGAAATTGAGTCCTATTATAGTTATGAAGTTCCAATTAATAATGTTAATAACAGTTTGGGACGGAACCCTTTTATCACAGATTCAGTAATAGTTTCTAAACCTTCCGGAAATGAGACATGGTACAGATTCCGAATTCCAATTACACGATGGAACTATAAAGCCGGCCAAATAAGTGATTACAGATCAATTCAATCTATGAGGTTATTAATGACTGGCTTCGATGAGCAGATTACCTTTAGGTTGATAAAATTTCAATTGGGTAGAAATACCTGGAGAAGAAATTTTGATAAAGCATGTACAAATGATATTCCTGAGAAACCTCTTATTTTAGATAAAATAGATATTGAAGAAAATTCCTCAAAGAGACCGTTCAATTATGTATTACCAAAAGGAATTCAACGAGAGCGTTTTTTCAGTACACAGTTTGCTGATTTATTTCAAAATGAAACCAGTCTTTTGCTAAGAAAGGAAATTTTCCCACCACGATGCGAACAATCAGTTTTCAGGGTAATTGATCTTGACATCAGACGTTACAAGAGACTCAAAATGTTCTGTCACACGGAAAGCTCAATGAACTTACAAAAAGGTGACGTTTCTGTATTTATCAGATTGGGAAAAGATTTTACTCAAAATTATTATGAATATGAAATTCCAGCTCGTATTTCTCCACAAGGAAATATAAGTTTTATAAAAGACCAAGATACTATTTGGCTTAAAGAGAATGAATTTGATTTTCCTTTACAAGCATTGATTGATTTAAAAAACAAAAGAAATCTTAATAATATTCCATACAGCACATTATTTTCAATGCCAGACCCAGACAAACCTCAAAACACCATCAAAATAGTAGGAAATCCAAACATAGGGCTGGTTCGTGGTATCCAAATCGGGTTTAGAAATAATACAGATACATTGATATCAGATTATGAAGTATGGGTAAATGAATTGCGTCTAACTGGATTAGAAAACAGAGGTGGTTTTGCAGCATTAGCAAGGGGGGAGGTTCAACTTGCAGACTTAGGTAACTTGAGTCTAGCGGGTAGTTATACTTCATTGGCTTGGGGCGGGATTGATCAAAGACTTGCCGAACGATCTCTTGAAAAAATTCAGCAATATGATGCAACTACAACTTTGGAATTGGGTAAATTTTTACCCAAAAAGGCCAATATTGTAATTCCATTTAGTGCTCAATATTCACAAGGCACAAAAACCCCAGAGTTTGACCCAAATGACCTTGATGTTAAATTGGATGACAAATTTGATCAAGCATTAAATAAACAGCAAAGGGATTCAATTAAAGAAAGAGCAATTGATTATACCAGGGTGACAGGATTTGCATTTAATAATGTTCGGAAAAATAGATCTGGAGGTGGGAAACCCAAGCCTTGGAATATAGAAAATTTTAGTTTGTCTTATGGACAATCGACTACCTTTAAAAGAAACCCAATTGTTGCAGAGGATAAGGAAAATATTAAAAGAGGAGGTCTTGATTATAATTTTAGCCTGACACCGAAATATATAGAACCATTAAAAAAAATAGTAACAAACAAGAGCCTTAAATTTATTTCAGATATTAATTTTAATTTTATACCAAATTCATTTGCTGTCAGGAATAACCTTGACAGAAGATATTCAAATAGAGTATATAGGTTTGCAGCTCCTCAATATGCTACTTGGGAAAACGTCAAGTTTATTTGGTTAAGAGATTATAATCTTAATTGGGATCTCACCCGTTCTATTAAATTGAATTTTAGTGCTCAGAATGAAGCCACGGTAGATGAAATTACTTATAATCCTCTCAGACAATCTTATGTTGATCCACTGAGTAACGAGTTGGTTTCACGTGCTGAGAAAAAACCATTTTTATATAAGAGTTTAGGAAATTTTGGTCGGACAAGAGATTATAAACACAGCCTGGGATTGAGTTATACACTTCCTACCAGATTAATTCCAATTCTTGATTGGATTCAAGTAAGAGGGCAATATAATTCAACTTTCAATTGGGCTTCTGGTTCTATTAGAACAATAGATACACTAGGTAGTGTAATATCTAATTCGCAGAGTGTCTCTTTGAGTGGTGAATTTAATTTAGTTTCACTGTATAATAAATCAAAATACTTAAGAGCAATAAACGGGGAGAATACACCTACAGGTAAAAAGAAACCTACCCCTTCGAAAGTACCTAAACCTAAAAATTTGGACAATGAGAACAAGAAAGATGTTAAAAAGAAGGACAAGGAATCTGAAAGAAATTCAAGCAGGATCCCAACGCTGGCTGAGAAAATACTTATAAGACCCTTAATGTCTGTGCGACGAGTCCAATTCAATTATTCAGAGAATAACTCAACCATTATTCCTGGGTTTATGCAATCTCCGGAATTGCTTGGAATGGATAAAAGTTTGGCTGCTCCAGGATGGAAATTTGTTGCTGGCCTTAAGCCGGATCTTAAACCTGGTCGATATCTTGATCAAATTGCAAGTAAAGGTTGGATAACAGACAATAGATATTTCAATAGAGAAATGATTCAAAGACATGCAACAACTACTGGAGCAAAAGTCAGGTTGGAAATTTTTAAGAATTTTAATATTGATTTAAACATTGATAGAAATTTTACTAGAGACTATACAGAAACATTTAAATTTGATTCTGTCTTAGGATCAAATAATCAATTGGCATTCCAACATTTCACACCATTTGAAAACGGGCAGTTTACCATTTCTTATGTCTCGTTTCAATCCATGTTTACTAAAGATATTAATAAGTTATTCAATAGTTTTTCGGACATGAGAAAAATTATGTCCAGGCGTGTAGGTGAACAATATGGTATAACTCAACGGAGCACAGTGAATCCAGACTATATTGATGGTTTTTTGGGTGATCATCAAGATGTAGTTTTACCAGCATTCCTTGCTACTTATAGTCATGCGAATCCTGAAAAATCAAATCTTGACATCTTTAAAACGATCCCATTGCCAAATTGGCAAATAAACTATTCTGGTTTATCAAGATTGGAAGGAATGAAAAATATTTTCCAAGATTTTTCTATTCGCCATGCATATAAAAACACACTCACTATGAATAATTACCGAACAAACCTTGACTATCGGGAAAGCGTACTTGAAGTTCCGATTAGAAGAAAAGGCGATACTATAATTGCATCTTATTATGCTCAATATGAAATTCCAGAAATTTCTATTAATGAATCATTTGGTCCTCTGATTGGCATCAATATTAAAACTAAGAATGGAATTGAATTGGGTTTTGATTTGAATAAGACAAGAAATCTTCAATTAAAGAATGGAATTGAGGGTCAACTTGAAGAAAGAAACTCAACAAATTACACTTTTAAAGCCGGATATGTCATTAAGAATGTATATCTATCTTTTATACCTGGTGCAAAAAAGATGCAGAAAAAATCCTCAAAGAAGAAAAAGAAGGGTGAAGACCCAAAGGAGGCTACAGCTAACAAACCAAAAGGAAATGATTTGGTTATAAGTGTTGATTTTGGAATCAGGGATAATATTTCTAAATTATTTCGTTTAGATGAAAATATAGAAGCACAGGCTTTTGAAGGTTCGAAGCAGATAAATTTTACTCCTTCGGTTCAGTATAATGTTAACAAGAGTTTGAACTTAAGACTTTTTGTTGATTATTCTAAATCAGTTCCATACGTCCAAAATTCATATAAAAGTGTTAGAATAAATGGAGGCTTAACAGTGCAATTTCTTCTCAATTGA
- a CDS encoding thioredoxin family protein, producing MSYKESNMIELGTKIPEFSLLEVQNNEKITITTDFQCNGILIMFICNHCPFVIHVLPEIVKIARDYSPKGIKIIAISSNDVNKYPEDSPYKMKELSQKWKFNFPYCYDEDQKVAQAFEAACTPDFYLFDDKLRLVYRGRMDESRPGNNIPLTGSDLRSAMDQILLGKKLLGDQFPSAGCNIKWKP from the coding sequence ATGTCATATAAAGAATCAAATATGATAGAACTAGGAACTAAAATTCCTGAGTTTTCACTTCTTGAAGTTCAAAATAATGAAAAAATAACCATAACTACCGATTTCCAATGCAATGGAATTTTGATTATGTTTATCTGCAATCACTGTCCTTTTGTGATCCATGTTTTGCCAGAAATTGTAAAAATTGCCAGAGACTATTCACCTAAAGGAATAAAAATTATTGCAATTAGCTCAAATGATGTAAATAAATATCCTGAAGATAGCCCTTATAAGATGAAAGAACTTTCACAAAAATGGAAATTCAATTTTCCCTATTGTTACGACGAAGATCAAAAGGTTGCACAAGCCTTCGAAGCTGCTTGTACACCTGATTTCTATCTGTTTGATGACAAGCTTCGATTAGTTTATAGAGGAAGAATGGATGAATCAAGACCAGGAAATAATATCCCTCTTACAGGAAGTGATCTGCGTTCAGCAATGGATCAAATCTTGCTTGGTAAAAAGCTACTTGGTGACCAGTTTCCAAGTGCTGGATGCAACATTAAATGGAAACCATAA
- a CDS encoding M15 family metallopeptidase, giving the protein MPNNYNNSYKFIEEDNFIYGKFQPDDHPYFVKIEDLYCDKNSYMLEEAYEAFVSMAEAARLDSIQLKIISATRNFEYQKEIWEKKWLGQTLVDNMKLNKSLKNPLERARKILEFTAPPGFTRHHWGTDIDINSVEEEYFETEEGIKVYEWLKSNAAKYGFCQIYTEQGALRPSGFKEEKWHWSYIKIAHRIWVNQMDRYSENNLSSFKGYQYVRKLNFAKEYLSSINTCH; this is encoded by the coding sequence ATGCCAAATAATTACAATAATTCTTATAAATTTATTGAAGAAGATAATTTCATCTATGGAAAGTTTCAACCTGATGATCATCCATATTTTGTGAAAATAGAGGATTTGTATTGTGATAAAAATTCCTACATGCTTGAAGAGGCTTACGAGGCCTTTGTCTCAATGGCAGAGGCAGCTAGATTAGATTCAATACAGTTAAAAATTATTTCGGCTACTCGAAATTTCGAATACCAAAAAGAAATTTGGGAGAAAAAATGGTTGGGTCAGACCTTGGTCGATAATATGAAACTGAATAAATCTCTTAAAAATCCTTTAGAAAGAGCACGTAAGATTCTAGAATTTACTGCACCCCCTGGTTTTACGAGGCACCATTGGGGAACGGATATTGATATTAACTCCGTTGAAGAGGAATATTTTGAAACAGAAGAGGGAATTAAGGTTTATGAATGGCTCAAAAGCAATGCAGCCAAATATGGATTTTGCCAAATCTATACTGAACAAGGGGCCTTAAGACCTTCCGGTTTTAAAGAAGAGAAATGGCATTGGTCCTACATAAAAATAGCTCATAGAATTTGGGTTAATCAAATGGATCGATATTCTGAAAATAACCTTTCCAGCTTCAAAGGTTATCAATACGTTAGAAAATTAAATTTTGCAAAAGAATATCTCAGTTCAATAAACACTTGTCATTAA